The following proteins are co-located in the Sporolactobacillus pectinivorans genome:
- a CDS encoding flagellar motor protein MotB — translation MNDPRKKRRLKKIEEHDDSNRWMITYSDLITLLLVFFIVMFSMSTIENQQFNALVSSLKISFQGNSILKGMGYLSANKGQTAPAVPAVPTVKTSNLTNKEKNKDAKKLDALYVKLDQYIKTNHLSPEVSLVETPRGVQLTFREKILFDLGSADLKQNAGPVLKKIGGMLGGVPNDISVAGYTDNTPYANSHSAIHSNWELSGMRAQNVMNFLISSDHLAPQRFHFVGYGEYHPVVKNDTPDHKAMNRRVTIVILRENNGILDE, via the coding sequence ATGAATGATCCGCGGAAAAAGCGCCGTTTGAAAAAAATTGAAGAGCATGACGATTCAAACAGGTGGATGATCACCTATTCCGATCTGATCACTCTGCTTCTTGTTTTTTTTATTGTCATGTTTTCAATGAGCACGATTGAGAATCAGCAGTTTAATGCACTAGTTTCCTCACTCAAAATATCTTTTCAGGGGAACTCCATTCTCAAGGGAATGGGCTACCTAAGCGCTAACAAGGGTCAGACAGCGCCGGCAGTCCCGGCAGTCCCAACGGTCAAAACAAGTAATCTGACAAATAAAGAAAAGAATAAGGATGCTAAAAAGCTTGATGCGCTCTATGTCAAGCTTGATCAATACATAAAAACAAATCATCTCAGCCCGGAAGTTTCGCTGGTCGAAACGCCAAGAGGAGTGCAGCTGACTTTTCGCGAAAAAATTCTTTTTGATCTGGGGAGCGCAGATTTAAAACAGAATGCGGGTCCGGTGCTGAAAAAAATCGGAGGTATGCTGGGCGGCGTGCCGAACGATATCAGTGTCGCAGGGTACACAGACAATACGCCATACGCTAATAGTCATTCGGCGATCCATTCCAACTGGGAGCTCTCCGGAATGCGCGCTCAAAACGTAATGAATTTTTTGATCAGCTCCGATCATTTGGCACCGCAAAGGTTTCATTTTGTCGGTTATGGCGAATATCACCCGGTCGTTAAAAATGATACACCGGATCACAAAGCGATGAATCGCCGTGTTACCATTGTTATCCTCAGGGAAAACAATGGAATTCTGGACGAGTGA
- a CDS encoding glycerate kinase produces MKIVIAPDSFKESLSALEAAEAIQKGLEKVWPEAEFVLVPMADGGEGTVQSLIDATRGTRINQEVCGPLGQRVSGFFGLLGNGKTAVIEMAAAAGLEYVPPEKRNPMKATTYGVGELIRAALDRGARHILLGLGGSATNDGGCGMAQALGARLLDKHGHAIGRGGAALRDLETIDMTDYDPRIAETTFEIATDVTNPLTGKRGASTVFGPQKGASPEDVALLDRGLKHYAEIVKRDLNRLIDDVPGAGAAGGLGAGALCFLQGTLLPGINLVIKETKLEEKMHHASLVITGEGKIDGQTIYGKAPVGVARAAKNQHIPVIAFAGSLAEGCGAVYDHGIDAFFSIVSGAIPLKEALRSARENLIRTGENVARVWTLAEKFRK; encoded by the coding sequence ATGAAAATTGTGATCGCACCCGACTCATTTAAAGAATCGTTGAGTGCGCTTGAGGCGGCTGAAGCCATACAAAAAGGATTAGAAAAGGTCTGGCCGGAAGCTGAATTTGTTCTTGTTCCGATGGCAGACGGCGGTGAAGGAACGGTCCAGTCCCTGATTGATGCGACCAGAGGCACACGGATTAATCAGGAAGTGTGTGGTCCATTGGGACAGCGCGTTTCTGGTTTCTTCGGCCTTCTTGGTAACGGGAAAACGGCTGTGATTGAAATGGCTGCAGCCGCGGGTCTGGAATACGTTCCACCGGAAAAGCGCAATCCCATGAAAGCCACGACTTATGGAGTCGGTGAACTGATCCGCGCGGCTCTCGACCGCGGGGCCCGCCATATTCTTCTGGGACTGGGAGGCAGCGCAACCAATGACGGCGGCTGCGGTATGGCACAGGCCCTCGGCGCCAGGCTGCTTGATAAGCACGGCCATGCAATCGGTCGTGGAGGCGCTGCGCTGCGTGATCTTGAAACCATCGACATGACAGATTATGACCCGCGGATTGCCGAAACAACCTTTGAAATCGCCACAGATGTCACAAACCCGCTGACGGGCAAACGTGGAGCCTCCACCGTTTTCGGCCCGCAGAAGGGGGCGTCCCCTGAAGATGTCGCACTGCTTGATCGCGGCCTTAAACATTATGCCGAGATTGTGAAGCGTGATTTGAATCGATTAATTGACGATGTGCCCGGTGCCGGGGCAGCGGGCGGACTCGGTGCCGGGGCACTCTGTTTCCTCCAAGGTACTCTCCTTCCAGGGATCAATCTGGTAATAAAAGAAACAAAACTTGAGGAAAAAATGCATCACGCTTCGCTTGTAATTACCGGCGAAGGAAAGATTGACGGCCAGACTATTTACGGAAAAGCACCCGTCGGTGTCGCGCGAGCTGCGAAGAACCAGCACATTCCGGTAATTGCGTTTGCCGGTTCGCTGGCAGAGGGGTGCGGTGCCGTATACGATCATGGCATCGATGCATTTTTCTCGATTGTATCCGGTGCCATTCCACTCAAAGAGGCGCTGCGGTCAGCCCGGGAGAATTTGATCCGAACCGGTGAAAATGTCGCGCGTGTCTGGACGTTGGCAGAAAAATTTCGCAAATAA
- a CDS encoding aldo/keto reductase family protein, which translates to MKYRHLGNTGMKVSTVSLGSWLTYGGYVANENAVNTILKAYDLGINFFDTANVYMRGEAEKVVGKAIKSFPRESIVLSTKVFFPMGDGPNDHGLSRKHIMEQAEASLKRLDVDYIDLYYCHRFDSETPIEETLRAFDDLIHQGKVNYIGVSEWTAAQITEAAHIADEKLLNHFVANQSQYSMLYRSIENEVIPASTAHGVSQVCWSPLAQGVLTGKYTSIDDLPAGSRAAEQKGGIQRFLTENNLKKVAELKKIAIELDVSMAQLALAWILRQDNVASTVVGASKPAQIVDNAKAADIGLGSETLERIESILSK; encoded by the coding sequence ATGAAATATCGTCATCTCGGAAATACAGGCATGAAAGTCAGTACGGTGAGTCTCGGAAGCTGGCTGACATACGGTGGTTATGTTGCCAACGAAAACGCGGTGAATACGATCCTCAAAGCTTATGATCTGGGCATTAATTTCTTTGATACAGCAAACGTCTATATGCGCGGAGAAGCCGAAAAAGTCGTTGGCAAAGCGATCAAGTCGTTTCCACGCGAATCGATCGTCCTTTCCACGAAGGTCTTCTTCCCAATGGGTGATGGTCCGAATGATCACGGTCTCTCTCGAAAACATATCATGGAGCAGGCCGAGGCAAGCCTGAAGCGGCTGGATGTCGATTATATCGATCTCTATTACTGCCACCGCTTCGATTCGGAAACACCGATTGAAGAAACGCTGCGTGCCTTCGATGATCTGATCCATCAAGGTAAAGTCAACTACATCGGAGTCAGCGAATGGACGGCTGCCCAGATTACGGAAGCCGCACACATCGCCGATGAAAAATTGCTCAATCATTTTGTTGCCAACCAGTCACAGTACAGCATGCTTTACCGCAGTATTGAGAACGAAGTCATTCCAGCGAGCACCGCACATGGTGTCAGCCAGGTTTGCTGGTCGCCGCTCGCTCAAGGTGTACTGACCGGAAAGTATACTTCCATTGACGATTTGCCGGCGGGCAGCCGGGCCGCTGAACAAAAAGGCGGCATACAGAGATTCCTGACCGAGAATAATCTGAAAAAAGTGGCTGAACTTAAAAAGATAGCTATCGAACTGGATGTCAGCATGGCTCAGCTTGCACTCGCCTGGATTCTTCGCCAGGACAACGTCGCCAGTACGGTGGTCGGTGCAAGCAAACCGGCGCAGATTGTTGACAACGCCAAAGCTGCAGACATCGGGCTGGGTTCGGAAACTCTTGAGCGGATCGAATCGATTTTGTCAAAATAA
- a CDS encoding aminopeptidase P family protein, with translation MDKSFFIRNRSKLYETLEDQSLTILFAGEAAHQSADESYPFYPNRNFYYLTGITEPKVVFVAAKFGGKVTETLFIQRADPWMARWYGETITPNEAQDASGIEAVELLDTLDSFIRGQFDGRVYKHLYMDLEAKSWEFPAKPANKFAAKAAVTYPYLLIHNLYPVLSNFRVVKSPEEIELIRAAGKITAEGIKNVLSNAKAGMKEYELEAYFNFVLKSRGVTEFAFPTILASGYNGTVLHYSANTGTAADGSLVLLDLGAQYQYYNGDISYTFPVNGKFTPRQKTIYDIVLRCNEAVTKMVKPGVPFEDLNDFTIRFFTEELLNIGLISRPEELRKYYFHHVSHSLGLDTHDVGNYREIKLVPGEVITNEPGLYIPEESIGVRIEDDVLVTENGYEVLTKGLPRTTDEIESYMAENNKNVR, from the coding sequence ATGGATAAAAGTTTTTTTATTCGCAATCGCAGCAAACTTTATGAAACGCTTGAAGATCAGTCGCTGACGATCCTGTTTGCCGGTGAAGCGGCGCACCAGTCAGCTGACGAAAGCTATCCATTTTATCCGAACCGCAATTTTTACTACTTAACGGGCATTACCGAACCAAAAGTTGTTTTTGTTGCCGCAAAATTCGGTGGTAAAGTGACCGAGACGCTCTTCATTCAGCGCGCCGATCCGTGGATGGCCAGATGGTATGGTGAAACAATCACTCCAAATGAAGCTCAGGATGCTTCCGGTATTGAAGCCGTCGAGCTGCTGGACACACTGGACAGTTTTATCCGCGGACAGTTTGACGGCCGGGTTTACAAACATCTGTATATGGATCTGGAAGCCAAATCGTGGGAATTTCCGGCTAAACCAGCCAACAAATTCGCAGCTAAAGCCGCCGTCACATATCCCTATCTTTTAATCCACAATCTCTACCCCGTGCTTAGTAATTTTCGTGTGGTTAAATCACCTGAGGAAATTGAACTTATTCGGGCAGCCGGTAAAATCACGGCTGAAGGTATCAAAAACGTGCTTTCCAATGCGAAAGCGGGCATGAAAGAATACGAGCTTGAAGCCTATTTCAACTTTGTCCTGAAAAGCCGCGGTGTCACCGAATTTGCTTTTCCAACCATATTGGCAAGCGGCTATAACGGCACTGTGCTTCATTATTCGGCAAATACCGGCACCGCTGCGGACGGCAGCCTCGTGCTGCTGGATCTGGGGGCCCAGTATCAATATTACAACGGTGACATTAGCTATACTTTCCCGGTCAACGGCAAATTCACGCCGCGGCAGAAAACGATCTATGATATCGTGCTCCGCTGCAACGAGGCGGTCACAAAAATGGTTAAGCCGGGTGTCCCTTTTGAAGACCTGAATGATTTTACAATCAGATTTTTTACTGAAGAATTGCTGAATATCGGATTGATCAGCAGGCCGGAAGAATTGCGGAAGTATTACTTCCATCATGTCAGCCACTCTCTCGGGCTTGATACACACGATGTCGGCAATTATCGGGAAATCAAACTTGTTCCCGGTGAAGTGATTACGAACGAACCAGGGCTTTATATACCGGAAGAAAGTATCGGCGTGCGCATTGAGGATGATGTTCTCGTTACTGAAAATGGCTATGAAGTTCTGACAAAAGGGCTGCCGAGAACAACGGATGAAATTGAAAGCTACATGGCTGAGAATAATAAAAATGTCAGGTGA
- a CDS encoding WecB/TagA/CpsF family glycosyltransferase has product MPGKKLIGNIYMNIFNSQREVIDTCTEKLAGHKKVNLYFLNDHGFNIAQKDPDYLRALNRADYLLNDGIGIKLGAKIWDIDIKENLNGTDLIPSLLKRCEKAGWPVFLLGASKPAVKAAAARISQDFTKLIVAGYHHGYFRSASNMVQAINRSGAKVLLVGMGMPLQEKFIDSNDQKLSPLLRIAGGGYIDFASGMKPRAPKLMRRMNLEWLFRMILEPRRMWKRNVVGHLQFFITVIRMKVHRGK; this is encoded by the coding sequence TTGCCCGGCAAAAAATTGATCGGCAATATATATATGAACATTTTTAATTCCCAGAGAGAGGTCATCGACACCTGTACGGAGAAATTAGCAGGTCATAAGAAGGTGAACTTATATTTTCTCAACGATCATGGCTTCAACATTGCCCAGAAGGATCCGGACTATTTGCGTGCTTTGAACCGGGCGGATTATTTGCTGAACGACGGAATCGGAATAAAATTGGGCGCTAAAATCTGGGATATTGATATTAAAGAAAATTTGAATGGGACTGATCTGATTCCTTCCCTATTAAAAAGATGCGAGAAAGCAGGCTGGCCGGTTTTCCTGCTGGGCGCTTCAAAACCTGCAGTCAAAGCAGCGGCAGCCCGAATCAGTCAGGATTTCACAAAACTGATTGTTGCCGGGTATCACCATGGCTATTTCAGATCCGCATCAAATATGGTGCAAGCCATCAACCGATCAGGTGCAAAGGTACTGCTCGTTGGAATGGGAATGCCGCTGCAGGAAAAATTCATTGACAGCAACGATCAAAAACTCTCCCCCCTGCTCCGAATAGCCGGCGGCGGCTATATTGACTTTGCTTCGGGCATGAAACCAAGGGCGCCCAAACTGATGCGCAGGATGAATCTTGAGTGGCTGTTCCGGATGATCCTTGAGCCAAGACGGATGTGGAAACGTAATGTTGTCGGTCATCTACAGTTTTTTATAACCGTGATCCGAATGAAAGTCCACCGCGGCAAATAA